The Streptomyces venezuelae genomic interval CAAGCCCGGTTGGGAGTTCCCCGGCGGCGTCGTCGAACCGGGCGAACCACCGGCCCGCGCCGGAGTGCGCGAGGTCGCGGAGGAGATCGGGCTCGAACTGGACTCCGTACCACGGCTGTTGCTGGTCGACTGGGAGCGTCCCAAGCCCCCGGGATACGGCGGCCTGCGCCTCCTCTTCGACGGAGGCACGCTCAGCGCCGACGACACGGCACGCCTCCGCCTCCCCGGCGCCGAACTCCGCGCATGGCGCTTCGTCACCGAGGAGGAGGCCGCCGCCCTCCTGCCGCCCGTCCGCTACACCCGCCTCCGCTGGGCACTACGCGCCCGCGAACGCGGCACGGTACTCAACCTGGAGGCTGGCGTCCCGGTGGGAGGGGACGCCCCCTGAGGGTGCCGCCGCCCTCTACGACTGGGCGCCCTCGATGTTCGCGACCATCCGGCGAAGGACCTTGAGGGCGGCCACGTACTCCTCGTCGCTGATGCCCTCGTGGACCTCGGTGCGCAGGTCGGTCACCAGGGTGCGGAGCCGTATGCGGGCGGCCTCGCCCTCGTCCGTGAGGTGAAGGAGCCCGGTGCCGTCCGTCCGGAGCCAGCCGCGGTGCAGCAACTGGTCGACGACGCGCGCGATCTCGTGCGGTCCGTCCGCGAGGGGCGTCAGCCGGCTGACGACC includes:
- a CDS encoding MarR family winged helix-turn-helix transcriptional regulator, which gives rise to MNPPTSTSTDQAPADPAATDDALATQPVGYWSGLAHTAVTRHLRDAMARIDVTQPQYWVLNRVNGGPAAPSREEVVSRLTPLADGPHEIARVVDQLLHRGWLRTDGTGLLHLTDEGEAARIRLRTLVTDLRTEVHEGISDEEYVAALKVLRRMVANIEGAQS